From Anaerolineae bacterium, a single genomic window includes:
- a CDS encoding CBS domain-containing protein, translating into MVTVKQLLKSKDSTEVWSAAPETSVFDALRLMSEKNVGALPVVEGTKLVGVISERDYARKVVLMGKSSLNTPVSEIMTPRVYCVHPAQKMAECMQLMTEKRVRHLPVLDDEQLVGIISIGDVLKEIISEQETYIKDLENYIDGRGYGQ; encoded by the coding sequence ATGGTTACAGTCAAACAACTCTTAAAGTCCAAAGACTCTACCGAAGTTTGGTCTGCGGCTCCTGAAACCTCGGTGTTTGACGCGCTCAGACTGATGAGCGAAAAAAACGTGGGCGCTTTGCCGGTGGTTGAAGGGACAAAACTGGTGGGCGTTATTTCGGAACGGGATTATGCCCGGAAAGTGGTGCTGATGGGCAAATCTTCCTTGAATACGCCGGTGAGCGAAATCATGACGCCGCGAGTATATTGTGTGCACCCCGCCCAAAAAATGGCCGAATGTATGCAATTGATGACCGAAAAGCGCGTGCGTCACTTGCCCGTGTTGGATGACGAGCAGTTGGTTGGCATTATCTCCATTGGCGACGTGCTCAAAGAAATCATCTCCGAGCAAGAAACTTATATCAAAGATTTGGAGAATTACATTGATGGCCGGGGATACGGCCAATAG
- a CDS encoding hydrogenase maturation protease — protein sequence MSKILIIGYGNPNREDDGVAWHILQKLAAHFNVPLVPALAPDEFDPDRYPHLVFELQLMPEMSEGIAGYDYVCFVDAHTGAYPEEVRVAALNPTFQTSPFTHHLTPESCLTLAEALYGRAPESLMVSVRGYSFGYKTELSSPTATLANKAVTRIINWVEEKSAFSTST from the coding sequence ATGTCCAAAATCCTCATCATCGGCTACGGCAACCCCAACCGGGAAGACGATGGCGTGGCCTGGCATATTTTGCAAAAGCTGGCGGCGCATTTTAACGTGCCCCTTGTTCCTGCCTTGGCTCCCGATGAATTCGACCCTGACCGTTATCCCCATTTGGTCTTTGAACTCCAACTCATGCCCGAAATGTCGGAGGGAATAGCCGGGTATGATTACGTTTGTTTTGTTGACGCCCATACCGGCGCGTATCCAGAAGAGGTGCGGGTTGCCGCCCTCAATCCCACCTTCCAAACCTCGCCCTTTACCCACCATTTAACCCCGGAGAGTTGTTTGACCCTGGCCGAAGCCCTCTATGGCCGCGCGCCAGAAAGTTTAATGGTCTCGGTGCGGGGTTATTCCTTTGGCTATAAAACTGAACTCTCTTCCCCAACCGCCACCCTGGCTAACAAAGCCGTGACCCGCATCATTAACTGGGTGGAGGAAAAAAGCGCATTTTCAACCTCAACCTGA
- a CDS encoding pentapeptide repeat-containing protein codes for MMVFCAKILPIIFFKTGICPMYYTSQDILKIIRLAREKGQTPNLSQKDLTGVSLYKADLSGVDFSESNLRATSLGQANLSNAILHKTQLSQVDLSGANLKGANLSRANLFLATLIDADLQGADLRGAELGGANLTNANLEQAKLQHARWDSYTRWPLDFDPAKAATA; via the coding sequence ATGATGGTTTTTTGTGCTAAGATACTACCAATCATATTTTTCAAAACAGGAATTTGTCCTATGTACTATACCTCGCAAGACATCCTTAAAATCATTCGGCTGGCCCGTGAAAAAGGCCAAACGCCCAATCTGAGCCAAAAAGACCTGACCGGGGTGAGTCTGTACAAAGCTGATCTCAGCGGTGTTGATTTTAGCGAGTCAAACTTGCGGGCCACCTCTTTAGGGCAGGCTAATCTCAGTAACGCCATCTTACACAAAACTCAACTTAGCCAGGTTGATTTATCCGGCGCCAACTTAAAGGGGGCAAACTTAAGCCGGGCTAATCTGTTTTTGGCGACCCTCATTGACGCCGACCTTCAGGGAGCCGACCTGCGGGGGGCGGAACTGGGCGGAGCCAACCTGACCAACGCAAACCTGGAGCAGGCCAAACTCCAGCATGCGCGTTGGGATTCTTATACCCGCTGGCCCCTCGATTTTGATCCGGCCAAGGCGGCGACAGCTTGA
- a CDS encoding Ni/Fe hydrogenase subunit alpha: MPTQKITIEPVTRIEGHAKVTVHMCEDGAVDRAYFHVNEFRGFEKFCEGRMYFEMPSITPRICGICPVSHHLASAKVGDQIQGTPPPRPAFLLRDLMHMGQMIQSHGMHFFELAGPDLLLGFDADPAVRNVVGLIGANPDLALKAVNLRKYGQEIIHTLGGRKIHPNFAVPGGVNKALTPAGRDKILQGLDEQIATIQVGLQIIKDWAAKNQEDIGKFAVFSSGYFGLVTDKGNLELYDGQCKLIDALGKPLEQFDGPDYLNYIREHVEDWSYLKFPYYKKMGWPDGTYRVGPLGRLNVAKAIDTPLANEELKTFKALNNGKPVENTLYYHYARLIECLFAAERVQVLLDDPDILGKDILNTRKQWQGEGVGVIEAPRGTLFHHYWANKNGQLQRVNLIVSTGHNNWAMSQAVDSVAKTYVKGPDVQEGMLNRVEAAIRAYDPCLSCSTHALGQMPIVLDIVDAAGRVIKTLRRDGR; the protein is encoded by the coding sequence ATGCCAACTCAAAAAATAACCATTGAACCCGTCACCCGCATTGAAGGCCACGCCAAAGTGACCGTCCACATGTGCGAGGACGGCGCCGTTGACCGCGCCTACTTCCACGTTAACGAGTTTCGCGGCTTTGAGAAATTCTGCGAAGGCCGCATGTACTTTGAAATGCCCTCCATCACGCCCCGTATTTGTGGCATTTGCCCGGTCAGCCACCACCTGGCCTCGGCCAAGGTTGGCGACCAAATCCAGGGCACGCCGCCGCCTCGCCCGGCCTTTTTGCTGCGCGATTTGATGCACATGGGCCAGATGATCCAGAGCCACGGCATGCACTTTTTTGAACTGGCCGGGCCGGACCTGCTGCTGGGCTTTGACGCCGACCCGGCCGTGCGCAACGTGGTGGGCCTGATTGGGGCCAACCCCGACCTGGCCCTGAAGGCCGTGAATTTGCGCAAATACGGCCAGGAAATCATCCACACCCTGGGCGGGCGTAAAATCCATCCCAACTTTGCCGTGCCTGGGGGAGTCAACAAAGCCCTTACCCCGGCCGGCCGGGACAAGATTTTGCAGGGCCTTGACGAACAGATTGCCACCATCCAGGTTGGTTTGCAGATCATAAAAGACTGGGCGGCCAAGAATCAGGAAGACATTGGCAAATTTGCCGTGTTCTCTTCCGGCTACTTTGGCCTGGTCACCGATAAAGGCAACCTGGAACTTTACGATGGCCAATGCAAATTGATTGACGCGCTGGGCAAACCGTTAGAGCAATTTGACGGCCCGGATTACCTGAACTACATCCGCGAACACGTTGAAGATTGGTCTTATCTCAAGTTCCCCTATTACAAAAAAATGGGCTGGCCTGACGGCACATATCGCGTGGGGCCGCTGGGCCGGCTGAATGTGGCTAAAGCCATTGACACGCCCCTGGCCAATGAGGAACTCAAAACATTCAAGGCCCTGAACAACGGCAAGCCGGTGGAGAACACTCTCTACTACCACTATGCCCGTTTAATTGAATGTCTCTTTGCTGCCGAGCGGGTTCAGGTGTTGCTGGATGACCCCGACATTTTGGGCAAAGACATTCTCAACACCCGCAAGCAGTGGCAGGGGGAAGGCGTGGGGGTGATTGAAGCGCCGCGCGGCACCCTGTTCCATCACTATTGGGCCAACAAAAACGGCCAGTTGCAGCGGGTCAACCTGATTGTGTCTACCGGCCACAACAACTGGGCCATGAGCCAGGCCGTGGACAGCGTGGCGAAAACCTATGTAAAAGGCCCGGATGTGCAGGAAGGCATGCTCAACCGCGTTGAGGCCGCCATCCGCGCCTACGACCCCTGCCTTTCCTGCTCCACCCACGCGCTCGGCCAAATGCCGATTGTGCTGGACATTGTGGACGCCGCCGGTCGGGTAATAAAAACCTTGCGCCGGGATGGACGGTAG
- a CDS encoding NADP oxidoreductase has translation MSKPKVSSDWLAACAGCHMSLLDIDDRIVQVAQLVDIRATPITDFKEPDEDGVTVGILTGAVNTTTNEEVAQKMRSRCQILVAIGDCAVFGGVPAMRNFFKIEDALRRAYVETESTDAEGKIPSSPELGKPTKVRAVSEVVKVDVAIPGCPPHADVIFHALAELAQGRIPEIKDDKLHWD, from the coding sequence ATGAGCAAACCCAAAGTCTCAAGCGATTGGCTGGCGGCGTGCGCCGGATGCCACATGTCGCTGCTTGATATTGACGACCGGATTGTGCAGGTAGCCCAACTGGTTGACATTCGGGCCACGCCCATTACCGATTTTAAAGAACCTGACGAGGACGGGGTGACGGTGGGGATTCTGACCGGGGCCGTTAATACAACCACCAATGAGGAAGTGGCCCAAAAAATGCGCTCTCGCTGCCAAATTTTGGTGGCCATAGGCGATTGCGCGGTGTTTGGCGGCGTGCCGGCCATGCGTAACTTTTTCAAAATAGAAGACGCGCTGCGCCGGGCCTACGTTGAAACCGAAAGCACCGACGCCGAAGGCAAAATCCCATCCAGCCCCGAACTGGGCAAACCAACCAAAGTGCGCGCGGTGAGTGAGGTAGTAAAGGTAGATGTGGCCATTCCCGGCTGCCCGCCCCACGCCGATGTGATTTTCCACGCCCTGGCCGAACTGGCCCAGGGTCGCATCCCGGAAATAAAAGACGATAAATTACATTGGGATTAA